The DNA segment GGTCGAAATTCCTCGACGACGATCTCCTCGGTTTCATGTCCGCCAAGGCTGCCGGGGAAGAAGGAGAAAAAAATACCAAGGTTCGGCGGAGCCTGCTGGAAGTCAGTCGCGCCGTGAGCCTTTCCCCCTGGCTGGGCGATGCCACCTTCAACGCCGCCAGTCCCGGCGCCACGCCTTCTGCTCAGAAGAAGGGATCCAATCCCGTGCCCTACGGAACGGAGATGCACGCCACGCGCTATCAGTACGGCCTGAGCCTCACGCCAGGTCAGCTCAAGGATCAGAAGCGTGCGGCCACGGCCCTGAGGGCCATCTGCGCCCTGGGGCCCGTGGCGGGCAACCACGCTCGTTTCCTCTTCGACTTCAGCCCCGACAGCGCGGTGCTCCGCGTCACCCATGACCCCGCGCCCCGCCTGCTCTATTGCTTCGATCTCAACGAGGATGGGTCGGTCAACCTGAATGCCCTGATCCAGAGGGTGCGCCAGAAGGACATCCTTCCCGAGGAGATCTTCCTCGGCGGCGCCGTGCTGTTTGGCTTGGACGCGGACACCCTCAAGCTCCTGGGCCAGTCCAGCCCTGAACAAGGTGTGAAGGCCGCCTGCGAAGCAGCCATCGCGAAGGTCGACTTGTCATGATCGGCCTCCGGCTTACCGTCCCGGTCGCCTGCTGGCGGAAGGGGCGGGCCCGGGAGTTCTGGGAAACGGAAACCCTTCCACCCCCGGCCACCTGTTACGGAGCCCTGCTCTCCTTCGTCGGCGAGGTGGACCGCCGAGTTCACGAGGGTTCACGCGTGACCTCGGGCCTCTTGAACCAGCCCCACCTCAGCACGGTGCTGCGCACCCTCTGGAAAGTGAAGGATCCCAAGACGCCCCAGGGCAATAGCCAGAACGCGCGCCCCGACCTTCAACAACTCTGGTGCCAGGCGGATTTGATGATCTGGTGCGACAGCAGCGAAGAATCGGGCTCTCGCCTAGAGGATCGCATTCGAGAGGCCTTTATCCACCCGGAACGCATTCAGCGTTTCGGGGGGTGGTCCCTCGGTGAAAGCACTCACCTCATCAACGATGCCTGGTTGATTGACGATGGCGTTCCCCCCACGGCTTGCCGCGTCTTCCTAGAGGATCCCAAAGGCAGCCATACGCTGCCGGTCTGGGTCGATCATGTGGGCATGGCAGGCACCCGTTACGCCGTGGGCAACTTGGTGGACATCACCTCCGCACCTTCGCCTGAACGGCTCCCTCGGATCCTCGCGTCATGACCCTCACACGAGCCATGGCGGTCCATGCCTGGGCGTACTGCCCCCGACTTTTCTACCTCGAAGAAATTGAGGAGATCCGCGTCGCGGATGAGCGGATCTTCGAGGGAAGAGAACTGCATGAGCAATTGGAAGCGAAGGAAGAAGGCGATCTCCACACCTTCACCCTGGAAAGCGAAACTTGGGGTTTGAAAGGGAAACTGGACGCCTGCCGCCACCGGGACGGGCGGTGGATCGTGGTGGAGCACAAGAAGGGGCGCAGCCGCAAAGGCGAACGTGGGGCTGAGGCATGGGAGAGCGACCGCCTCCAATCTGCCGCCTACGGCGCCCTTCTGGCGGAGCACCTTGGAGAGCCCGTACTCGAAGCCCACATCCGCTACCACGCAGACCATAAACGCGTGGTGGTCCCCGTGGACGCTTCCTTGCTTCAGGAACTGGAAACCGCGCTGAGGGAGATGAGTCTCCTGCGGAACACGCCGGAACGCCCATCCGTCACACCCCATGCCCAGCGTTGCATCCATTGCAGCCTGGCCCCAGTCTGCCTTCCAGAGGAGGAACGGTTCCAGCAGCGCGAGGACTGGGAGCCTTTGCGCCTCTACCCCCAGCACCATGACCGGCTCACTTTACATGTCCTGGGGCATGGTTCCCAGCTCGGGCGTTCCGGAGACCAGCTGGTGGTACGCCCCCTGGAAGGCCCTGAGGAGCGCTTTCCCGTGGAGCAGGTGGAGCAGATCGTGATTCACGGCTATGCCCAAGCTTCCACCCAGGCCCTTCATCTTTGTTTTGCCCGGGACATCAATGTCCATTGGTTGGGCGCGGGAGGCCGGTACCTGGGCGGATGCGCCGCCGGTTCGGGAGGCGTTCAACGCCGCATCCGCCAGTACGAGGCGTTGCGTGATCCAGCCTTTCGACTGGAACGCTCAAAGGAGCTGGTCAGGGGGAAGGTTCGAATGCAGATTGGTTTTCTGCTGCGAGCCACCCGGGGACGGGATCGAACAGATCATGTGCTCCGACGCGTGAAGGACCTCCGAGCCTGTTTGGCAGGCCTGTCTGCCGTATCCAGTTTCGACGACCTGCGCGGGGTAGAAGGATTGGCTGGGCAAGCGTATTTCGGTTGCCTGGACAGCCTTCTTCTCCCAGAATTGCCGGAATCTTTACGTTTTTTGGGACGCAGCCGAAGGCCCCCCGAGGATCCCGTCAATGCCCTGCTTTCCTTCGGCTACTCGCTCCTCTACCGAGACGTGGTGGCTGCGATCCTCGCCGTAGGACTGGAACCCGCTTTCGGGCTATTTCACACCGCCCGTTCAGCGGCTTACCCCCTGGCTCTGGATCTGATGGAATTGTTCCGAGTCCCGTTGGTGGACATGGTGGTGATCGCCAGCCTCAACCGCCGCCAATGGGATGCCGAACGCCACTTCCGGCGCCTGGGCCCGGCAATCTACCTGAACGAGGAAGGACGGGAGCAAGCCATCTCCCTGTTCGAGGGAAGGAAGGCAGAAACCTGGCGCCATCCAGTCCTTGGCTACAGCCTCAGTTATCACCGTCTGATGGAACTGGAAGCGCGGCTGCTGGAGAAGAGCTGGATGGGACACCCAGGCCTCTTCGCCCGCTGGAGCCTCCGGTGAAGCATCCTCCGGAACGCCACTGGTATCTGGTGGCCTACGACGTGGCCGACGACAAGAAGCGGGCCAAGGTGGCGAAATGTCTGGAAGGCTTCGGCGAGCGGATTCAGTACTCCGTGTTCCGCACCTTCCTGAGCGGCCGTGCCCTCGCTCGTCTCCGCTGGGAGTTGAGTCGAATCATGGCTCCCCTGGACGGACTGCTGATCATCCATTTGTGCCCGTCCTGCCAAGCCCGCATCCAAGACCGGAAGGGCAAACGAGATTGGAAAGAGGAAGCACCCTTGGGATTTCGGATTTCGGGGCAAAGCCTCAAGCACCCCAGCCCGGGGGGGATCGCGACCGACTCATCTCAAGACTTATCAAAGAGTTCAGAACCATCCGTCTCGCCCCAGTCCATGAATGCTGCCGGATCAAGGAAATACAAGGGATCCCGCTAATCTGAGCATTTCCCTGGGGCCATCTTGAGGGGTAGGGACGGATATCCATGAAACAGGTATTTGAAACTTCAATAAATTATATGTTTACATTTATGGCACTGCCTTCAGATCGAATGCCTTCGGGCGTTGAGCACACGTTTTCCGGGCGCACCATCACGGCTCCTTGGGGGCGCTGCCTTCAGATCGAATGCCTTCGGGCGTTGAGCACGGGTGAGTTTCACGGAGACCGGGTCCCTCCACCATCTGCCTTCAGATCGAATGCCTTCGGGCGTTGAGCACCCGTAGGCGTAGCGGGCTTCCAGCATGGCCGTCTCCTGCCTTCAGATCGAATGCCTTCGGGCGTTGAGCACGCCCGGCAACGCCTGGTACCCCGGGAGGATCAGGCGGCTGCCTTCAGATCGAATGCCTTCGGGCGTTGAGCACCAGCACGGCCTCCGCAAAATCACACGCAGCCAGGCGCTGCCTTCAGATCGAATGCCTTCGGGCGTTGAGCACCTGTGCTGCCTCCTGCCGAGCGAGCAGCCTACCGGCAGCTGCCTTCAGATCGAATGCCTTCGGGCGTTGAGCACTTGCAGATCGCGCGAAATGTTCCTAAATTTGTGATCCTGCCTTCAGATCGAATGCCTTCGGGCGTTGAGCACGAGTCGTTCTGGATCGTCAACTTGTGAGCGTCTTCGGCTGCCTTCAGATCGAATGCCTTCGGGCGTTGAGCACAAGACCTTGATCCAGCAACTCGCGGCGTCCAGTGCTGCCTTCAGATCGAATGCCTTCGGGCGTTGAGCACAACAGGCCGCGTTCGTATTTTCCCCAGTCACTACGCTGCCTTCAGATCGAATGCCTTCGGGCGTTGAGCACCTCTTAGTCGGCATGCCAGACTTTCTAAAGCTGTGTTCTGCCTTCAGATCGAATGCCTTCGGGCGTTGAGCACGATCAGCATGTCTTTTACAAACCAGGTCTCGCGGCCTGCCTTCAGATCGAATGCCTTCGGGCGTTGAGCACCTGGTGGTGGCCCCGGTGCGCGTGTGCTGGCTCGCTGCCTTCAGATCGAATGCCTTCGGGCGTTGAGCACCGATCTTTCTTCTTCTCGTCACTTCCCGTACTCTTCACTGCCTTCAGATCGAATGCCTTCGGGCGTTGAGCACAGACAGCTCGGGTTCACGACGACGCGACCTCCGGCTGCCTTCAGATCGAATGCCTTCGGGCGTTGAGCACTTCGACATCCTGACCGCCGCGGGCGCCCCGTCGAACTGCCTTCAGATCGAATGCCTTCGGGCGTTGAGCACTTCGCGTAGTCCTGCTTGCCCTGGGACTTCATCGTCCTGCCTTCAGATCGAATGCCTTCGGGCGTTGAGCACAGGTGGTGGCCGAGCAGATGGAGCGTCGACTGGCCCTGCTGCCTTCAGATCGAATGCCTTCGGGCGTTGAGCACCTCTGGCAGATGGCCTGCACCGGGGCGCCGTGGTGCGCTGCCTTCAGATCGAATGCCTTCGGGCGTTGAGCACTGCCGATTAATTTCGGAGGGCGACACCCTGACGCGCTGCCTTCAGATCGAATGCCTTCGGGCGTTGAGCACCGCGTAAGAGTGGTGGACACGTAGGCTCCTGCTGGCTGCCTTCAGATCGAATGCCTTCGGGCGTTGAGCACGAGTCGTTCTGGATCGTCAACTTGTGAGCGTCTTCGGCTGCCTTCAGATCGAATGCCTTCGGGCGTTGAGCACAAGACCTTGATCCAGCAACTCGCGGCGTCCAGTGCTGCCTTCAGATCGAATGCCTTCGGGCGTTGAGCACAACAGGCCGCGTTCGTATTTTCCCCAGTCACTACGCTGCCTTCAGATCGAATGCCTTCGGGCGTTGAGCACCTCTTAGTCGGCATGCCAGACTTTCTAAAGCTGTGTTCTGCCTTCAGATCGAATGCCTTCGGGCGTTGAGCACGATCAGCATGTCTTTTACAAACCAGGTCTCGCGGCCTGCCTTCAGATCGAATGCCTTCGGGCGTTGAGCACCTGGTGGTGGCCCCGGTGCGCGTGTGCTGGCTCGCTGCCTTCAGATCGAATGCCTTCGGGCGTTGAGCACCGATCTTTCTTCTTCTCGTCACTTCCCGTACTCTTCACTGCCTTCAGATCGAATGCCTTCGGGCGTTGAGCACAGACAGCTCGGGTTCACGACGACGCGACCTCCGGCTGCCTTCAGATCGAATGCCTTCGGGCGTTGAGCACTTCGACATCCTGACCGCCGCGGGCGCCCCGTCGAACTGCCTTCAGATCGAATGCCTTCGGGCGTTGAGCACTTCGCGTAGTCCTGCTTGCCCTGGGACTTCATCGTCCTGCCTTCAGATCGAATGCCTTCGGGCGTTGAGCACAGGTGGTGGCCGAGCAGATGGAGCGTCGACTGGCCCTGCTGCCTTCAGATCGAATGCCTTCGGGCGTTGAGCACCTCTGGCAGATGGCCTGCACCGGGGCGCCGTGGTGCGCTGCCTTCAGATCGAATGCCTTCGGGCGTTGAGCACTGCCGATTAATTTCGGAGGGCGACACCCTGACGCGCTGCCTTCAGATCGAATGCCTTCGGGCGTTGAGCACCGCGTAAGAGTGGTGGACACGTAGGCTCCTGCTGGCTGCCTTCAGATCGAATGCCTTCGGGCGTTGAGCACAAAAACCTTGCCACTGCCGACCTTGCCACTGCCGCCTGCTGCCTTCAGATCGAATGCCTTCGGGCGTTGAGCACATCCCCTGTTACGTAACTACTGTGGGATCAGGGGGCTGCCTTCAGATCGAATGCCTTCGGGCGTTGAGCACCAGGCGAATCCCGACAGGAGAGAGAAGATCAAGGCGGCTGCCTTCAGATCGAATGCCTTCGGGCGTTGAGCACATGGCCTCCATCTTGTCGCCCATGGCCTCCAGGCGCCTGCCTTCAGATCGAATGCCTTCGGGCGTTGAGCACTAGCTCCCCCGGAGGCGGTGCGGGGTGAGGCCCTTCTGCCTTCAGATCGAATGCCTTCGGGCGTTGAGCACGCGGCACGGGCGGCAGCATCCAGCTGCTGTCGGGTAATCTGCCTTCAGATCGAATGCCTTCGGGCGTTGAGCACATTAATCTAATTAGGCAGGGGGCGGTGCCTTCAGATCGAATGCCTTCGGGCGTTGAGCACGCTCCCCGGATGGTATGCCAGCCGCCTTCATGCAGTCTGCCTTCAGATCGAATGCCTTCGGGCGTTGAGCACGAGGTGAGGCCGGAGGGGAGGGCGTGGCCGTAGCCCCCTGCCTTCAGATCGAATGCCTTCGGGCGTTGAGCACAATCCGGCCGAGGCCAACAAGGAGGCGGCCATCCTCCTGCCTTCAGATCGAATGCCTTCGGGCGTTGAGCACCCGATGCGGTTCCGCCGGAGACCGGGACCCTCCAGACTGCCTTCAGATCGAATGCCTTCGGGCGTTGAGCACCGCGACAAGGCCGTCGCCCTGCTGCTGGCGGAGGGCTGCCTTCAGATCGAATGCCTTCGGGCGTTGAGCACTCGAACGATGCGACGTTCCGCGCCTGGGCCCTCGCGTCTGCCTTCAGATCGAATGCCTTCGGGCGTTGAGCACGCCAACAAGGTCACCGCCGTCGTTGTGGTGGGTCGGCTGCCTTCAGATCGAATGCCTTCGGGCGTTGAGCACGGATCTCGCGCGGCCTGGATTCATGGTTCGTCCGTCTGCCTTCAGATCGAATGCCTTCGGGCGTTGAGCACCAGCCGTACGAGACGCTCCCCTTGACCACCTTCCGGTTCTGCCTTCAGATCGAATGCCTTCGGGCGTTGAGCACACGCGCACGGCGATGTCATCGATCTCCGCCGTGTAGCTGCCTTCAGATCGAATGCCTTCGGGCGTTGAGCACAATGAGGTCAGCTTGGAGCAAGTGAAGGAAGCGGTCCCTGCCTTCAGATCGAATGCCTTCGGGCGTTGAGCACACCCTTGAATCCCCGCGCTACGCCTGCACCACCTGCTGCCTTCAGATCGAATGCCTTCGGGCGTTGAGCACAAGACGAATCGGATGTGACCCGGCCCCCGGTTCGGCTGCCTTCAGATCGAATGCCTTCGGGCGTTGAGCACAATCAGACAGGGTGGGAACGAGCTTGCCGTCCACCTGCCTTCAGATCGAATGCCTTCGGGCGTTGAGCACAAACTCTTCCGGGTCCGAGCGTTGACCGCCCAGCCCTGCCTTCAGATCGAATGCCTTCGGGCGTTGAGCACAACTTGTTCAGCGCCCCGTACTGCGCCCCCGTGATGCTGCCTTCAGATCGAATGCCTTCGGGCGTTGAGCACTGGACCACGAAGGCGGAGGGGAAGTCCTGCTCGTCCACTGCCTTCAGATCGAATGCCTTCGGGCGTTGAGCACCGAAGGTCAACGGCTACCGCAAGGACGGTTTCGTCTGCCTTCAGATCGAATGCCTTCGGGCGTTGAGCACTCCACGCCCGCCCTTGGATGCGACAGGAAGAAGCCGCTGCCTTCAGATCGAATGCCTTCGGGCGTTGAGCACCCCGGCATCGGCAGGCGCACGCCCCCATCCCGAATCCTGCCTTCAGATCGAATGCCTTCGGGCGTTGAGCACCCAGTCAGGCGCGCGTCCACGCTCGACTCGAAGCGCTGCCTTCAGATCGAATGCCTTCGGGCGTTGAGCACCCGAACCGGCCCAACATCCAGCATGGGGGCGACCGCTGCCTTCAGATCGAATGCCTTCGGGCGCTGAGCACTGAATGCGGCTTTCCCTCGCACCCCAAGGACGGAAGTCGAAGGCGAGGCAGCGAGCAAAGACCATGAGTGAAACCACGGGGCTCGAAAGATCTGAGGCACAACAACTCACGCCCCCAGCTTCGCTCCTACCTCCTCCAAACACGCCTTCCACACCTCATCCGGCGTCTCCACGAGGAAGAACTCCACGGCGTGTCCGGCGGGGCGGGCTTCGGGGTGCTCGGACCAGGCTTCGAACAGGGCGTCGAGGGGGGCGGCGTCGAGGGGGTTGCGGCGCAGCTTGTGGGATTTGCGGGTGCGGTCGGGGTCGGGGCCTCGGAGGCAGACGCCCTCGCGGCGGGTGGCGACGAAGGTGAAGGCCTGGACCCACTTCCCGTCCATGAGCTGGTTGAAGTGGAGGAAGGCGCCGTGGTGGCTGCGCGAGTAGTCGAGGACGCGATGCTTGCCGCGCCACTTGGCCACCCACTGGACGAGGATGGCCTCCAGCCGCGCCCGCTCGGAGGCGTGCTTCAGGCACCCTTGCGCATAGGGCAGGAATTCTTCGAGCTGGTCCACGGCGATCCTCCCGG comes from the Geothrix sp. 21YS21S-4 genome and includes:
- the cas7i gene encoding type I-B CRISPR-associated protein Cas7/Cst2/DevR; the protein is MALHIHAALLTPHGVAANNRGLTEGNITTLQKLVWGTGKVHSTVSAESIRFALRSRFQESGEKLNRTYDDPSRSNTWLDPEFKDWSKFLDDDLLGFMSAKAAGEEGEKNTKVRRSLLEVSRAVSLSPWLGDATFNAASPGATPSAQKKGSNPVPYGTEMHATRYQYGLSLTPGQLKDQKRAATALRAICALGPVAGNHARFLFDFSPDSAVLRVTHDPAPRLLYCFDLNEDGSVNLNALIQRVRQKDILPEEIFLGGAVLFGLDADTLKLLGQSSPEQGVKAACEAAIAKVDLS
- the cas5 gene encoding type I-MYXAN CRISPR-associated protein Cas5/Cmx5/DevS, which translates into the protein MIGLRLTVPVACWRKGRAREFWETETLPPPATCYGALLSFVGEVDRRVHEGSRVTSGLLNQPHLSTVLRTLWKVKDPKTPQGNSQNARPDLQQLWCQADLMIWCDSSEESGSRLEDRIREAFIHPERIQRFGGWSLGESTHLINDAWLIDDGVPPTACRVFLEDPKGSHTLPVWVDHVGMAGTRYAVGNLVDITSAPSPERLPRILAS
- a CDS encoding type I-MYXAN CRISPR-associated endonuclease Cas4/Cas1 codes for the protein MAVHAWAYCPRLFYLEEIEEIRVADERIFEGRELHEQLEAKEEGDLHTFTLESETWGLKGKLDACRHRDGRWIVVEHKKGRSRKGERGAEAWESDRLQSAAYGALLAEHLGEPVLEAHIRYHADHKRVVVPVDASLLQELETALREMSLLRNTPERPSVTPHAQRCIHCSLAPVCLPEEERFQQREDWEPLRLYPQHHDRLTLHVLGHGSQLGRSGDQLVVRPLEGPEERFPVEQVEQIVIHGYAQASTQALHLCFARDINVHWLGAGGRYLGGCAAGSGGVQRRIRQYEALRDPAFRLERSKELVRGKVRMQIGFLLRATRGRDRTDHVLRRVKDLRACLAGLSAVSSFDDLRGVEGLAGQAYFGCLDSLLLPELPESLRFLGRSRRPPEDPVNALLSFGYSLLYRDVVAAILAVGLEPAFGLFHTARSAAYPLALDLMELFRVPLVDMVVIASLNRRQWDAERHFRRLGPAIYLNEEGREQAISLFEGRKAETWRHPVLGYSLSYHRLMELEARLLEKSWMGHPGLFARWSLR
- the cas2 gene encoding CRISPR-associated endonuclease Cas2; protein product: MKHPPERHWYLVAYDVADDKKRAKVAKCLEGFGERIQYSVFRTFLSGRALARLRWELSRIMAPLDGLLIIHLCPSCQARIQDRKGKRDWKEEAPLGFRISGQSLKHPSPGGIATDSSQDLSKSSEPSVSPQSMNAAGSRKYKGSR